GATCCCGATGCGCCGCCTGGCGAGCCCGCTTGAGGTCGGTGAGCTTGCAGCCTTCCTGGCATCCGATGAGTCCAGCTACCTGACGGGGACACAAAACGTCATTGACGGTGGCAGCACGTTGCCGGAAAGCGTCAGCGTCGGGGTCTGATTGACACGCCTTACCTCCTCACCGTCGGTGGGGAGGTGTTCTCTTATTCTCTTTTCAACTTTCAAATCATCAAACGGTATATAAAACCGTTACTCCTTTCACCCTGGTTATAAATATGATGGCAAATAGAAAGTCATTAAATTTATAAGGGTGCGCAATGGCCGTTAACTTACTGAAAAAAAGAACCCTGACGCTGGTAGCGTCTCTGTTACTGGCCACGCAGGCGCAGGCAACGGAGCTGCTGAACAGTTCATACGATGTTTCCCGCGAGCTGTTTGCCGCCCTGAACCCACCGTTTGAACAGCAATGGGCGAAAGACAACGGCGGCGACAAGCTGACGATTAAACAATCTCATGCCGGGTCATCAAAACAGGCGCTGGCGATTTTGCAGGGCCTGAAAGCCGATGTCGTCACTTACAACCAGGTGACGGATGTGCAGATCCTGCACGATAAAGGCAAGCTTCTCCCGGCGGACTGGCAAAGCCGTCTGCCGAATAACAGCTCGCCATTCTATTCAACGATGGCGTTCCTGGTGCGCAAGGGCAACCCGAAGAACATCCACGACTGGAATGACCTGGTGCGCACTGACGTGAAACTGATTTTCCCGAACCCGAAAACCTCCGGTAATGCGCGTTATACCTATCTGGCGGCCTGGGGGGCGGCGGATAAAGCCGATGGCGGCGATAAAGCCAAAACCGAGCAATTCATGACCCAATTCCTGAAGAATGTTGAGGTGTTTGACACCGGCGGTCGCGGCGCAACCACCACCTTTGTTGAACGCGGACTGGGCGATGTGCTGATCACCTTTGAGTCGGAAGTGAACAACATTCGCAAACAGTATGAAGCGCAGGGCTTTGAAGTCGTGGTGCCGAAGGTGAATATCCTCGCCGAGTTTCCTGTGGCGTGGGTCGATAAAAACGTGCAGGCCAACGGTACAGAGAAGGCGGCGAAAGCGTATTTGAACTGGCTCTACAGCCCTGAAGCGCAGACCATCATTACTGATTTCTACTACCGCGTGAACAACCCGGACGTGATGGACAAGCTGAAAGACAAATTCCCGCAAACCGAACTGTTCCGCGTGGAAGATAAGTTTGGCGCCTGGCCTGCGGTGATGAAAACCCATTTTGTCAGCGGTGGCGAACTGGACAAACTGCTGGCGGCGGGGCGTAAGTAAATGTTTGCCGTCTCCTCCAGACGCGTGCTGCCCGGCTTTACCTTAAGTCTGGGCACCAGCTTGCTGTTCGTCTGCCTGATTTTGCTGCTGCCGCTCAGTGCGCTGGTGATGCAACTTTCTGAGATGAGCTGGGCGCAGTACTGGGAAGTGATCACCAACCCGCAGGTGGTTGCGGCCTATAAAGTCACGCTGTTGTCGGCCTTCGTGGCGTCGATCTTTAACGGCGTGTTCGGCCTGCTGATGGCGTGGATCTTAACCCGCTATCGCTTCCCGGGACGTACGCTGCTGGATGCATTGATGGATCTGCCGTTTGCCCTGCCAACGGCGGTCGCTGGCCTGACGCTGGCGTCGCTGTTTTCGGTCAACGGTTTTTACGGCGAGTGGCTGGCGAAGTTTGATATTAAGGTCACCTATACCTGGCTCGGTATTGCGGTGGCGATGGCGTTTACCAGTATTCCGTTTGTAGTGCGTACGGTGCAACCGGTGCTGGAAGAGTTA
This Citrobacter enshiensis DNA region includes the following protein-coding sequences:
- the cysT gene encoding sulfate/thiosulfate ABC transporter permease CysT, whose translation is MFAVSSRRVLPGFTLSLGTSLLFVCLILLLPLSALVMQLSEMSWAQYWEVITNPQVVAAYKVTLLSAFVASIFNGVFGLLMAWILTRYRFPGRTLLDALMDLPFALPTAVAGLTLASLFSVNGFYGEWLAKFDIKVTYTWLGIAVAMAFTSIPFVVRTVQPVLEELGPEYEEAAETLGATRLQSFRKVVLPELSPALVAGVALSFTRSLGEFGAVIFIAGNIAWKTEVTSLMIFVRLQEFDYPAASAIASVILAASLLLLFSINTLQSRFGRRVVGH
- the cysP gene encoding thiosulfate/sulfate ABC transporter substrate-binding protein CysP; this translates as MAVNLLKKRTLTLVASLLLATQAQATELLNSSYDVSRELFAALNPPFEQQWAKDNGGDKLTIKQSHAGSSKQALAILQGLKADVVTYNQVTDVQILHDKGKLLPADWQSRLPNNSSPFYSTMAFLVRKGNPKNIHDWNDLVRTDVKLIFPNPKTSGNARYTYLAAWGAADKADGGDKAKTEQFMTQFLKNVEVFDTGGRGATTTFVERGLGDVLITFESEVNNIRKQYEAQGFEVVVPKVNILAEFPVAWVDKNVQANGTEKAAKAYLNWLYSPEAQTIITDFYYRVNNPDVMDKLKDKFPQTELFRVEDKFGAWPAVMKTHFVSGGELDKLLAAGRK